One Streptomyces sp. RPA4-2 genomic window carries:
- a CDS encoding GNAT family N-acetyltransferase: MPREPHTWAVTHDVDAFLARAGDFLRSRPALHTVPLTVTHALRTRGPSTFGARPPVLGLLERGGEVRAAFFRTPPHRLNVTPLSAEDADSLAARLAELGHDLPGVTADRATAAAFAEAWQRRRPGVSAPLHRHDRLYRLDTPTVPGPVPPGRPRVAEDGDRGLLARWYGEFAEAVGERTARVADDWAAARIAHGGITLWEAPDGTPVAMAGATPRVARQVRVGPVYTPAPFRGRGYAGAATVEVGRVALASGVDDVLLFTDLSNPTSNGLYQRIGYRPVADFDVYDFKDASRPAEMSA; encoded by the coding sequence ATGCCTCGTGAGCCTCACACCTGGGCGGTCACCCACGACGTGGACGCCTTCCTCGCGCGCGCGGGGGACTTCCTCCGTTCGCGGCCCGCTCTGCACACCGTGCCGCTGACGGTGACCCACGCGCTGCGCACCCGGGGTCCGAGCACGTTCGGGGCGCGGCCGCCGGTGCTCGGCCTGCTGGAGCGGGGCGGGGAGGTACGCGCGGCCTTCTTCCGCACACCACCCCACCGGCTGAACGTCACGCCCCTGTCCGCGGAGGACGCCGACTCCCTCGCCGCGCGTCTGGCGGAGCTGGGACACGACCTGCCGGGCGTCACCGCCGACCGGGCCACCGCGGCCGCCTTCGCCGAGGCCTGGCAGCGGCGCCGCCCGGGGGTGAGCGCCCCGCTGCACCGCCACGACCGGCTGTACCGGCTGGACACACCGACCGTGCCCGGGCCCGTCCCGCCCGGCCGGCCACGGGTCGCCGAGGACGGTGACCGGGGGCTGCTCGCCCGCTGGTACGGCGAGTTCGCCGAAGCGGTCGGTGAGCGGACCGCGCGGGTCGCCGACGACTGGGCCGCGGCCCGGATCGCCCACGGCGGCATCACCCTGTGGGAGGCGCCGGACGGCACCCCGGTCGCGATGGCCGGCGCGACCCCCCGGGTCGCCCGCCAGGTGCGCGTCGGCCCCGTCTACACCCCGGCCCCGTTCCGCGGCCGGGGCTACGCGGGGGCCGCCACCGTCGAGGTCGGCCGGGTCGCGCTGGCCTCCGGCGTGGACGACGTCCTGCTCTTCACCGACCTCTCCAACCCCACCAGCAACGGCCTCTACCAGCGGATCGGCTACCGGCCGGTGGCCGACTTCGACGTGTACGACTTCAAGGACGCTTCGCGT
- a CDS encoding GNAT family N-acetyltransferase: protein MRSPAEPFPELHGLGLLLRPWDADSDVDVAAWLRGVSDPEFQRWNTPLRPVRDIDSARESLRSRTESAADGTGVSFCVMDEAGGTALGHIGINEIDHVMRVARIGYWVLPEARGHRVATRALALASRFAFGAIRLHRLELGHALGHEASCRVAERCGFRYEGTLRGAMFEAGRHDAFRDVHLHARVATDPCRP from the coding sequence GTGAGGTCCCCCGCCGAGCCCTTCCCCGAGCTCCACGGCCTCGGTCTGTTGCTGCGGCCCTGGGACGCGGATTCCGACGTCGATGTCGCGGCCTGGCTGCGCGGTGTGTCCGACCCGGAGTTCCAGCGCTGGAACACCCCGCTCCGGCCCGTCCGGGACATCGACAGCGCCCGCGAGTCGCTCCGCTCGCGCACCGAGAGCGCCGCCGACGGCACGGGTGTCTCCTTCTGCGTCATGGACGAGGCGGGCGGTACGGCACTGGGGCACATCGGCATCAACGAGATCGACCACGTCATGCGCGTCGCCCGGATCGGCTACTGGGTCCTGCCGGAGGCCCGAGGCCATCGGGTCGCCACCCGCGCCCTCGCCCTGGCCTCCCGCTTCGCCTTCGGCGCGATCCGTCTGCACCGCCTGGAACTGGGTCACGCCCTGGGCCACGAGGCCTCCTGCCGGGTCGCCGAGCGGTGCGGGTTCCGCTACGAGGGGACGCTCAGGGGCGCGATGTTCGAAGCCGGGCGGCACGACGCGTTCCGGGACGTCCATCTGCACGCGCGGGTCGCGACCGACCCGTGCCGGCCCTGA
- a CDS encoding Zn-ribbon domain-containing OB-fold protein: MSPRFDVPEADAFTRPYWEAAATGRLLLRHCDACGRAHHYPREFCPHCWSEDGRWRPASGRATLYTWSVVHRNDLPPFGDRVPYVAAVVDLAEGPRMMTEVVECAPDALRIGMRLEVAFRDGTPVFRPRPAAVPPAHPHGPRAPRV, translated from the coding sequence GTGAGCCCACGGTTCGACGTGCCCGAGGCCGACGCCTTCACCCGGCCGTACTGGGAGGCGGCCGCGACGGGCCGGCTGCTGCTGCGCCACTGCGACGCCTGCGGGCGGGCGCATCACTACCCCCGCGAGTTCTGTCCGCACTGCTGGAGCGAGGACGGGCGGTGGCGGCCCGCGAGCGGCCGCGCCACGCTCTACACGTGGTCCGTCGTGCACCGCAACGACCTCCCGCCGTTCGGCGACCGTGTGCCGTACGTCGCCGCCGTCGTCGACCTCGCGGAGGGCCCGCGGATGATGACCGAGGTGGTGGAGTGCGCCCCGGACGCGCTGCGGATCGGCATGCGGCTCGAGGTGGCCTTCCGGGACGGGACGCCGGTCTTCCGTCCCCGTCCCGCCGCGGTTCCGCCCGCGCACCCCCACGGGCCCCGGGCGCCCCGGGTGTGA
- a CDS encoding DoxX family protein, translating into MDTIWLDGAQWLAVLRIGLGLWWLESWRHKDRTAWFERGTGIAWAADVAAKHRWSAVRSGFDTVVAPRPKAMAHVVVYAELALGLGLVAGLLTPVALAGGLLLNVLYFTLMIHDWAEQGQNAMMALISAVALFGMSWQTWSLDDAIGLFR; encoded by the coding sequence ATGGACACGATCTGGCTCGACGGGGCGCAATGGCTGGCCGTGCTGCGGATCGGGCTCGGACTGTGGTGGCTGGAGAGCTGGCGGCACAAGGACAGGACGGCCTGGTTCGAGCGGGGGACCGGGATCGCGTGGGCGGCGGACGTGGCGGCCAAACACCGGTGGAGCGCGGTGCGTTCCGGCTTCGACACGGTCGTGGCGCCACGCCCGAAGGCGATGGCCCACGTCGTCGTGTACGCCGAACTCGCCCTCGGACTAGGCCTGGTGGCCGGCCTGCTGACCCCGGTCGCCCTGGCCGGGGGGCTGCTGCTCAACGTCCTGTACTTCACGCTCATGATCCACGACTGGGCCGAGCAGGGGCAGAACGCGATGATGGCACTGATCTCGGCGGTCGCCCTGTTCGGGATGTCCTGGCAGACGTGGTCGCTGGACGACGCGATCGGGCTGTTCCGGTGA